Proteins encoded in a region of the Ursus arctos isolate Adak ecotype North America unplaced genomic scaffold, UrsArc2.0 scaffold_2, whole genome shotgun sequence genome:
- the SH2D2A gene encoding SH2 domain-containing protein 2A, whose product MEFPLAQICLQGSGKAPAPTFSTFQPVELSHRSCQDVGLLQGPRLQALKAEEAPLGPRVPAVHAAVSGTPAGTASTLAPIPPPASPQPPGAASSPEDAGKAEEVLEEGQSLQAETRAWFQKTQAHWLLQHGAAPAWFHGFITRREAERLLEPKPEGCYLVRFSESAVTFVLTYRSRTRCRHFLLAQLRDGRHVVLGEDSAHERLQDLLQHYTACPLSPYGEMLTEPLIRQTPEPAGLSLSSEMPDSGNKDPHPQYSPIVKKLQNVTPTQKEGAGEPKEPPRPKPPVPAKPQLPPEVYTSPAPRPRPAPPPKPSNPIYQEPDEPIAFYAMGRGSPGEAPSNVYAEVEAQVPQGPADPPCVLGHPALRKCRSRPVQGGQNPGARQPHAENSVTGQGPPVPHQPLPCWGHTLPHKLSRQRTEDKGQTWLPLGPPQ is encoded by the exons ATGGAGTTCCCCCTGGCCCAGATATGCCTCCAAG GAAGCGGCAAAGCCCCTGCGCCTACCTTCAGCACCTTCCAGCCCGTGGAACTGTCCCACAGGAGCTGCCAGGACGTGGGCTTGCTTCAGGGGCCCAGACTCCAGGCCCTGAAGGCTGAGGAGGCCCCGCTCGGCCCCAGGGTCCCAGCCGTCCACGCTGCTGTGAGTGGGACCCCGGCTGGCACAGCATCCACCTTggctcccatccccccaccg GCATCACCTCAACCCCCAGGGGCTGCCTCCAGCCCAGAGGATGCTGGGAAAGCTGAGGAGGTGCTCGAGGAAGGCCAGTCCCTGCAGGCTGAGACCCGGGCTTGGTTCCAGAAGACCCAGGCCCACTGGCTCCTGCAGCACGGGGCAGCCCCCGCCTGGTTCCACGGCTTCATCACCCGGAG GGAGGCTGAGAGGCTGCTGGAGCCCAAGCCCGAGGGGTGCTACTTGGTCCGGTTCAGTGAGAGCGCTGTGACCTTCGTGCTGACCTACAG GAGCCGGACTCGCTGCCGCCACTTCCTGCTGGCCCAGCTCCGAGACGGGCGCCACGTGGTGCTGGGCGAGGACAGTGCCCACGAGAGGCTGCAGGACCTGCTGCAACACTACACGGCGTGCCCGCTCAGCCCCTACGGGGAGATGCTCACAGAGCCTCTCATCCGCCAG ACGCCTGAGCCTGCAGGACTTTCCCTGAGCTCTGAAATGCCAGACTCTGGAAACAAGGATCCACACCCTCAGTATAGCCCGATCGTCAAAAAGTTGCAGAACGTGACCCCAACGCAGAAGGAGGGGGCCGGGGAGCCCAAGGAG CCGCCCAGGCCCAAGCCTCCCGTGCCCGCCAAGCCTCAGCTGCCCCCCGAAGTCTACACGAGCCcggccccgcggccccgcccggccccgccccccaaGCCCTCCAACCCCATCTACCAGGAGCCCGACGAACCCATCGCCTTCTACGCCATGGGGCGGGGCAGCCCCGGGGAAGCCCCCAGCAACGTGTACGCGGAGGTAGAGGCGCAGGTGCCTCAGGGCCCTGCGGACCCGCCCTGCGTCCTCGGGCATCCCGCCCTGCGCAAGTGCAGGTCCAGGCCGGTCCAGGGGGGCCAG AACCCAGGTGCCCGGCAACCGCACGCTGAGAACTCTGTGACCGGACAAGGCCCTCCCGTGCCccaccagcccctgccctgctgggggCACACCCTCCCCCACAAGCTTTCTAGACAGAGGACAGAGGACAAAGGACAGACATGGCTTCCCCTGGGGCCTCCTCAATAG